In Harpia harpyja isolate bHarHar1 chromosome Z, bHarHar1 primary haplotype, whole genome shotgun sequence, a single window of DNA contains:
- the IER3IP1 gene encoding immediate early response 3-interacting protein 1 isoform X2 — MAFTLYSLLQAALLIVNAIAVLHEERFLRHVGWGSDQGIGGFGEEPGIKAQLTNLIRSVRTVMRVPLIAVNSVTIILLLLFG; from the exons ATGGCGTTCACGCTCTACTCCTTGTTGCAGGCCGCGCTCCTCATCGTTAACGCCATCGCCGTGTTGCACGAAGAACGCTTCCTCCGACACG TTGGCTGGGGAAGCGATCAAGGGATTGGAGGATTTGGAGAGGAACCAGGAATTAAAGCACAGCTAACGAACCTTATTCGATCTGTACGAACCGTTATGAGAG tgcCATTAATAGCAGTGAACTCCGTTACGATCATTCTCCTCCTGTTGTTTGGTTGA
- the IER3IP1 gene encoding immediate early response 3-interacting protein 1 isoform X1, whose translation MAFTLYSLLQAALLIVNAIAVLHEERFLRHVGWGSDQGIGGFGEEPGIKAQLTNLIRSVRTVMRAAISSRHFQSILPSREDSV comes from the exons ATGGCGTTCACGCTCTACTCCTTGTTGCAGGCCGCGCTCCTCATCGTTAACGCCATCGCCGTGTTGCACGAAGAACGCTTCCTCCGACACG TTGGCTGGGGAAGCGATCAAGGGATTGGAGGATTTGGAGAGGAACCAGGAATTAAAGCACAGCTAACGAACCTTATTCGATCTGTACGAACCGTTATGAGAG CTGCTATTTCTTCTCGTCATTTCCAATCTATCCTTCCTTCGCGCGAGGACTCAGTGTAG
- the SKOR2 gene encoding SKI family transcriptional corepressor 2, whose protein sequence is MATSPLPGPTDILLPSPSSAYPPDPMNQPRAGHAAMKPNQVGQVILYGIPIVSLVIDGQERLCLAQISNTLLKNFSYNEIHNRRVALGITCVQCTPVQLEILRRAGAMPISSRRCGMITKREAERLCKSFLGENRPPKLPDNFAFDVSHECAWGCRGSFIPARYNSSRAKCIKCSYCSMYFSPNKFIFHSHRTPDAKYTQPDAANFNSWRRHLKLTDKSPQDELVFAWEDVKAMFNGGSRKRALPPAPPAPAAAAAPAACHPLGSVKAAAAAVVGGGLLSPHLLAAPPELHQKRPRFEEDEELQEAVAAAAAAAAHGGKSPRSYPVIPVPSKGSFGGVLQKFPGCGGLFPHPYGFPAAAFGLCHKKEEGGGGGGADALGGAAAHKAAGGGGGGGGAAGGGLSGLFWPGRKDAAFYPPFCMFWPPRTPGGLPVPTYLQPPPQPPGALGCSLGDGAGLLRQAFLDLSEPGGDAGAAGLGTPTAAAAAPPPAPAAAAAARDPLFESPPGGGGGTEPASPAASEGGGGGGGGRVPAHHPHLLEAGAAGRKAGGGYHHSSAFRPVGGKEDSESLAKLHGGGPPRSASPPLQLLLPPPPPPPPPPPPPPPVEEGGCERHPLPPPPPHPPHRLLSPGGTSCSFASEDSSEEEEEEDEEEEEDEPEVDVEGHKPPEEEEEEDEEEEEEGEEEPRGGDPLAAAARFPPARGLSEKGGRERPAAGPFPRPPAEEKPGEGQAPPQPPPGAPRAGSGGSSPAHHPSLEEQPSYKDNQKSKESNQVILPTKEDTFSDKNKEHNFFITESEPSGGDFWRDIAGEHTQETNSPHSLKKDVENMGKEELQKVLFEQIDLRRRLEQEFQVLKGNASFPVFNNFQDQMKRELAYREEMVQQLQIIPYAASLIRKEKLGAHLSKS, encoded by the exons ATGGCGACCAGCCCGCTGCCCGGCCCCACCGACATCTTGTTGCCGTCGCCGTCCAGCGCGTACCCGCCGGACCCCATGAACCAGCCGAGGGCCGGCCACGCCGCCATGAAGCCCAACCAGGTGGGGCAGGTGATCCTCTACGGCATCCCCATCGTCTCCCTGGTCATCGACGGGCAGGAGCGGTTGTGCCTGGCGCAGATCTCCAACACCCTCCTCAAAAACTTCAGCTATAACGAGATCCACAACCGGCGGGTGGCTCTGGGCATCACCTGCGTGCAGTGCACGCCGGTGCAGCTGGAGATCCTGCGGCGGGCCGGGGCCATGCCCATCTCCTCCCGCCGCTGCGGTATGATCACCAAGCGGGAGGCTGAGCGGCTTTGCAAGTCCTTCCTGGGGGAGAACCGGCCCCCCAAACTGCCGGATAACTTCGCCTTCGACGTGTCCCACGAGTGCGCCTGGGGCTGTCGCGGGAGCTTCATCCCGGCCCGCTACAACAGCTCCCGGGCCAAGTGCATCAAGTGCAGCTACTGCAGCATGTACTTCTCCCCCAACAAGTTCATCTTCCACTCCCACCGCACCCCCGACGCCAAGTACACCCAGCCCGACGCCGCCAACTTCAACTCCTGGCGCCGGCACCTCAAGCTCACCGACAAAAGCCCCCAGGACGAGCTGGTCTTCGCCTGGGAGGACGTCAAGGCCATGTTCAACGGCGGCAGCCGCAAGCGGGCCCTgccgcccgcccctcccgcccccgccgccgccgccgccccggccgcctgCCACCCGCTGGGCTCGGTgaaggcggcggccgccgccgtgGTGGGCGGCGGGTTGTTGAGCCCCCACCTCCTGGCCGCCCCGCCCGAGCTGCACCAGAAGCGGCCGCGCTTCGAGGAGGacgaggagctgcaggaggccgtggcggcggcggcagcggcggcggcccaCGGCGGCAAGAGCCCGCGGAGCTACCCGGTCATCCCGGTACCCAGCAAGGGCTCCTTCGGCGGCGTGCTCCAGAAGTTCCCCGGCTGCGGGGGGCTCTTCCCGCACCCCTACGGTttccccgccgccgccttcgGCCTCTGCCACAAGAaggaggagggcggcggcggcggcggggccgatgccctcggcggggcggcggcgcacaaggccgccggcggcggcggcggcggcggcggggcggcgggcggcggcctcTCGGGGCTCTTTTGGCCGGGCAGGAAGGACGCGGCCTTCTACCCGCCCTTCTGCATGTTCTGGCCGCCCCGCACACCGGGTGGGCTGCCGGTACCCACCTACCTGCAGCCACCGCCGCAGCCCCCCGGTGCCTTAGGCTGTTCGCTGGGCGACGGGGCCGGCCTGCTGCGCCAGGCTTTCCTGGACCTCTCCGAGCCCGGCGGCGAcgcgggggccgcggggctgggCACGCCgaccgccgccgctgccgccccgccgcccgctcccgccgccgccgccgctgcgcggGACCCGCTCTTCGAGTcgccccctggcggcggcggcggtacCGAGCCCGCCTCGCCCGCTGCCTCggagggaggaggcggcggcggcggcgggcgggtcCCCGCGCACCACCCGCACCTGCTGGAAGCAGGGGCGGCCGGGCGCAAGGCGGGCGGCGGGTACCACCACTCCAGCGCCTTCCGACCGGTGGGCGGTAAGGAGGACTCGGAGAGCCTGGCGAAGCTGCACGGCGGCGGCCCGCCTCGCTCCGCTTCGCCGccgttgcagctgctgctgccgccgccgccgcctcctcctcctccgccgccgccgccgccgccggtcgAGGAAGGGGGCTGCGAGCGGcacccgctccccccgccgccgccgcaccccCCGCACCGCCTCCTCTCGCCCGGCGGCACCAGCTGCAGCTTCGCCAGCGAGGacagcagcgaggaggaggaggaggaggacgaggaggaggaggaggacgagccCGAGGTGGACGTCGAGGGGCACAAGccccccgaggaggaggaggaggaggacgaggaggaggaggaggagggcgaggaaGAGCCCCGCGGCGGAGACCCCTTGGCGGCCGCCGCCCGCTTCCCGCCCGCCCGGGGCCTGTCGGAGAAGGGTGGCCGGGAGCGCCCGGCCGCCGGGCCCTTCCCCCGGCCGCCCGCTGAGGAGAAGCCGGGGGAGGGCCAAGCCCCGCCGCAGCCGCCTCCCGGGGCCccccgggcgggcagcggcggcagcagcccggCGCACCATCCGTCCCTGGAGGAGCAGCCCTCCTACAAAGAT aaTCAGAAGAGCAAGGAGAGTAATCAGGTCATTTTGCCTACGAAAGAGGACACCTTCTCAG ATAAGAACAAGGAGCATAATTTTTTCATCACAGAATCAGAGCCTTCAGGAGGAGACTTCTGGAGAGATATAGCAG gcgAACACACACAAGAAACAAATTCACCTCATTCACTGAAGAAGGATGTCGAAAACATGGggaaag AGGAACTCCAGAAGGTTTTGTTTGAACAGATCGACTTACGGAGGAGACTAGAACAGGAATTCCAGGTGTTGAAAGGAAATGCATCTTTCCCAGTCTTCA ATAATTTTCAAGATCAGATGAAGCGGGAACTGGCATACAGAGAAGAAATGGTACAGCAGCTACAAATT ATTCCCTATGCAGCAAGCTTGATCAGGAAAGAAAAGCTCGGTGCACACCTCAGCAAAAGCTAA